TCGAGACGGCGACCGGCTTCAACCTGGGCGGCATCGTCGTGTCACCCGACCGCAAGGCGCTGGTAGTGGCCCAAGGCAACGTCGGCAAGCTCTGGCGCTTCGACCTGCGAACCGGCAAGGCCACCGCGGTCGACACCGCCGGGGCCAACCTGGTCGACGCCGACGGACTCGTGCAGCAAGGCACGAGCCTGTGGGTCGTCCGGAACTTCTCCCGGGTGCTGAGCACACTGCGACTCGCACCTGACGGCCGGACCGCGCGGCTGCTGTCGGCGACACCGACCGACCCGGACCGGGTGCTGACGACCGCGAAGCTGGCACAGGGACGGCTGCTGGTGGTGGACAGCAAGTTCGACGAGGCGACCGCCGTTCCGCCGTACCAGGTCATCACCATGAACCCGCCGCGCCGATGAAGCGCCGCCCGATCGCCGTGGTCGCCGTCCTGCTGATGGCGGTGACCACCGCGTGTTCCACTGAGACCAGCAGTACACCGAGTCCCGCCACGCCAACCTCAGCTCCGACCACCGGAGCTGCCTCCGAGCCCAGCCCTGAGGCCAGCTCTCGGGCCAGCTCCGGGGCGAGCGCTGGGGCCGGCTCGGTGCCTGCGACGCCGCCACCGACCGCGAGGAGTACGCCAGTGCCGTCTACGCTCGACCGCCAGCTGATCGCCGCCGCCTGGAAGAACGACGTCGCCGAGGCCAAGCGCCTGATCGCGGCCGGTGCGAACGTCAACGCGACCGACGACACCGTGCAGAGCGCGTTCCTGATCGCCGCCAGCGAGGGCTACCTGCAGCTGCTCGACCTGACCCTGGCCAACGGCGCGGACATTCGCGGTCTGGACAGCTACCACGGCACCGCACTGATCCGCGCGGCTGAGCGTGGTCATGCGGCCGTCGTCGGCCGGCTGATCCAGGCGGGCGTAGCGGTGGACCACGTCAACAACCTGGGCTGGACCGCGCTGCACGAGGCGATCCTGCTCGGCAAGGGCACCCCGGAGTACATCGACACGGTCCGGCTGCTGATCGCCGCCGGAGCGGACCGTGACAAGCCCGCCGCCAAGGACGGCACTACTCCGGTGCAGGGCGCCAAGGAGCGCGGCCAAACCGAGGTGAGCGCCGTGCTGGGCACCAAGGCGCCCGCGAATGCGTTGCTGGGTGCAGCGACCTCCGGTGACGCCAACAAGGTCGCCGCCGCGCTGGCGGCGGGCGCATCGATCGAGTCCCGCGACGACCACCGGCGTACGCCGCTGTTGCTGGCCGCGCTCAACGACCGAGTGGACGCCGCCCGGCTGTTGGTGGAGCTAGGCGCCAACCCGGATGCGCAGGACGACCGGCAGGACTCCGCCTGGCTCGTCACCGGGGTCACCGGCAGCGTGGCGATGCTGGAGACCCTGCTGCCGGCCAGCCCGGACCTGACGCTGCGGAATCGGTTCGGCGGCATCTCGGTCATCCCGGCCAGCGAGCGCGGCCACGTGGAGTACGTGCGCCGAGTGGTCCAGACCAAGATCAACGTCAACCACGTCAACAACCTTGGTTGGACCGCGCTGCTGGAGGCGATCATCCTCGGCAAGGGCACCAAACCGTGGCGGGAGATCGTCCAGGTCCTGCTCGACGCCGGCGCCAACCCCAACCTCGCCGACACCGACGGAGTCACCCCGCTCCAGCACGCCGAGTCACGCGGCTACGACCAGATCGCGAAGACCCTCCGTACCGCGGGAGCCCGCCAATGACGCCGATCAGTCGCGGATGAGGCAACGGGATGGCAGCTCGAACCAGCGCAGGTGGTCGAACTCGCGGTTCACCCGGCCGTCGGGATCGGACGGGTTGTCCGCGCAGGTGGCGACCAGGTCGCGGGCCTCGGCCAAGTACCCGTCGAGGGCCGATTCGGGAGCCGTGTGATCGTGGCGCGGGTACCGGAGCCTGCCGTCGGCGTCGTACCCGACCTGCGAGAGCCGCATCGGCGGTTCGACCGGACCGCGGTGATGCCGCCACAGACCGTTGGCCGGATCGAAGCGGTAGTCGCCGAGCAGCCGCCAGCCGTCGCGGGCGACCAGCTTGACCGCCTCGACCACGTACGTGAAGACCGCTTCCGAGATGAAGTAGTTGAAGTTGACCCGCACCCAGCCCGGCTTGATCCCCTCGCAGCCGTGCAGGATCTCCTCCTCGAACTCGTGCGAACGATCCAGGTCGATGCCCAGCAGCGCGTGACCGTACGGACCGGCGCACGAACAGCCGCCCCGCGACTGAATCCCGAACAGGTCGTTCAGCAGCGCGACCACGAAGTTGTGGTGCAGGTACCGCCCCGACGGCGCCTTCACCACGAAAGACACGATCGACAACCGCTCGGCATCCAGATTGCCGAGGATCTGGAGGTTCGGCTCGTCCTTCCACGCGTCGACCGCACGCCGCAGGTACGCGTTCTCGTG
The genomic region above belongs to Kribbella solani and contains:
- a CDS encoding ankyrin repeat domain-containing protein, whose protein sequence is MPSTLDRQLIAAAWKNDVAEAKRLIAAGANVNATDDTVQSAFLIAASEGYLQLLDLTLANGADIRGLDSYHGTALIRAAERGHAAVVGRLIQAGVAVDHVNNLGWTALHEAILLGKGTPEYIDTVRLLIAAGADRDKPAAKDGTTPVQGAKERGQTEVSAVLGTKAPANALLGAATSGDANKVAAALAAGASIESRDDHRRTPLLLAALNDRVDAARLLVELGANPDAQDDRQDSAWLVTGVTGSVAMLETLLPASPDLTLRNRFGGISVIPASERGHVEYVRRVVQTKINVNHVNNLGWTALLEAIILGKGTKPWREIVQVLLDAGANPNLADTDGVTPLQHAESRGYDQIAKTLRTAGARQ